A window of the Oscillospiraceae bacterium genome harbors these coding sequences:
- a CDS encoding cation-translocating P-type ATPase: MAENFYSKSAEEVLREKESRHEGLSAQEAGERLQRFGPNRLKEGKRKSTLVVFLEQFKDLLVGILVVAAIISMISGQGESTIVIFAVLLLNAILGTVEYTKAEKSLASLKAISSPTAKVLRGGSREEIPSEQVVPGDIVLLEAGDMVVADGRVLKSYSLKVNESSLTGESVDVEKAAAPLPAGKIALGDQTNMVFSGSLVTYGRATIVVTGTGMNTELGHIASLMGQAEERRTPLQKSLDDFSKKLSAVIISICAIVFLLSYLRTGMSVLDSLMFAVALAVAAIPEALGSIVTIVQAIGTQKMAKQHAIIKELKAVETLGCVSVICSDKTGTLTQNRMTVQQIYADRTLLPAKELQLPNDPQRLLLKTALLASDATIDDETGAPIGDPTEVALVHLGVYFGVEEETYRRQHPRLSELAFDSDRKLMSTLHCLEGVPTMLTKGAIDVLLKRCDKLYTSEGEVPLTQKDREEIAEVNRSLSAQGLRVLAFAFRRLPKVRPLTLEDEQHFTFIGLISMIDPPREESVQSVADAKRAGIRTVMITGDHKVTAAAIAKQIGIFEPGDIAVDGPELDAMTDEELDQKLPSISVYARVSPEHKIRIVKAWQRRGCVVSMTGDGVNDAPALKQADIGVAMGITGTEVSKDAASMILSDDNFATIVKAVVNGRNLYRNIKNAIKFLLSGNMSAILCVLFTSLMMLPVPFAPVHLLFINLLTDSLPAVAIGMESARRGLLDQKPRNPKEPILTRSLFFQILGQGALIAVFVMTAYYSGLSAGGAALARTMAFSTLTFARLFHGFNCRGRESIFRLGLTSNPYSLMAFGAGTGLLALVLFVPGLSRLFQVAPLTGGLVLQIALLAFAPTVIIQIIKVLLDSMNRRAGKDM; encoded by the coding sequence ATGGCAGAGAATTTTTACAGCAAATCCGCAGAAGAAGTTCTGCGGGAAAAGGAAAGCCGGCACGAGGGCCTTTCTGCCCAAGAGGCCGGCGAGCGCTTGCAGCGCTTTGGCCCCAATCGACTGAAAGAGGGCAAACGTAAAAGTACGCTGGTCGTCTTTTTAGAGCAATTTAAAGATCTTTTGGTGGGTATTTTGGTCGTGGCGGCAATTATCTCTATGATTTCGGGCCAGGGAGAAAGCACGATTGTTATTTTCGCCGTACTTCTTCTGAATGCTATTTTAGGTACTGTGGAATACACTAAAGCGGAAAAATCGCTTGCCAGCCTAAAAGCCATCTCTTCCCCCACTGCCAAAGTTCTGCGCGGCGGCAGCCGGGAAGAAATCCCCTCTGAGCAGGTCGTACCCGGCGATATTGTGCTGCTGGAAGCCGGCGATATGGTGGTGGCAGACGGCCGTGTGCTGAAAAGCTACTCTCTAAAAGTAAATGAAAGTTCACTGACAGGCGAAAGCGTGGATGTGGAAAAAGCCGCCGCACCCCTGCCCGCAGGAAAAATTGCTTTAGGTGACCAAACCAACATGGTCTTTTCCGGCTCGCTGGTGACCTACGGACGCGCAACGATCGTTGTCACCGGCACCGGTATGAACACCGAACTGGGGCATATTGCTTCCTTGATGGGGCAGGCTGAAGAGCGCCGCACACCCCTGCAGAAAAGCCTGGACGATTTCAGCAAAAAGCTTTCTGCTGTCATCATTTCTATATGTGCCATTGTATTCCTGCTCTCTTATCTGCGCACAGGTATGTCGGTGCTGGACTCCCTGATGTTTGCGGTTGCCCTGGCGGTCGCCGCTATTCCAGAGGCACTCGGCTCGATTGTAACTATTGTGCAGGCAATCGGTACCCAAAAGATGGCAAAGCAGCATGCGATTATCAAAGAACTGAAAGCTGTAGAAACCTTAGGGTGTGTATCGGTAATCTGCTCTGACAAAACAGGAACCTTAACCCAAAATCGCATGACGGTACAGCAAATTTACGCTGACCGAACACTGCTGCCCGCAAAAGAGTTGCAGCTGCCGAATGACCCGCAGCGCCTGCTTTTAAAGACCGCTCTGTTGGCAAGCGACGCCACAATTGACGACGAAACGGGCGCGCCCATTGGCGACCCTACCGAAGTAGCCCTGGTACACCTTGGCGTCTATTTCGGCGTAGAAGAGGAAACTTACCGCAGACAGCACCCGCGCCTGAGCGAGCTTGCCTTTGACTCTGACCGCAAACTGATGAGCACTCTGCACTGTCTGGAGGGCGTGCCCACCATGCTGACCAAAGGCGCAATTGATGTGCTTTTAAAGCGCTGTGACAAGCTGTATACCAGCGAAGGCGAGGTGCCGCTGACCCAAAAGGACCGCGAGGAGATTGCAGAAGTCAACCGCAGCCTTTCCGCACAGGGCCTGCGCGTGCTGGCCTTTGCATTTCGGCGCCTGCCAAAAGTGCGCCCGCTAACCCTGGAAGACGAACAGCACTTTACCTTTATTGGCCTGATTTCCATGATTGACCCGCCGCGTGAAGAATCTGTGCAGTCTGTTGCGGACGCAAAGCGCGCTGGTATCCGCACGGTGATGATTACCGGTGACCACAAAGTAACAGCCGCCGCCATTGCAAAACAAATCGGTATCTTTGAGCCAGGCGATATTGCTGTAGACGGCCCGGAACTGGACGCAATGACCGACGAAGAACTGGACCAAAAGCTTCCCTCGATTTCTGTCTATGCCCGTGTTTCACCTGAACACAAAATCCGCATTGTCAAAGCCTGGCAAAGACGCGGCTGTGTTGTTTCTATGACAGGCGACGGCGTAAATGATGCGCCGGCCCTAAAGCAGGCCGATATTGGCGTAGCCATGGGCATTACCGGCACTGAGGTAAGCAAAGATGCCGCCTCTATGATTCTTTCAGATGACAACTTTGCAACCATTGTCAAGGCAGTTGTCAATGGCCGCAATTTGTACCGCAATATTAAAAATGCAATTAAATTTCTACTTTCCGGCAACATGTCAGCCATTCTATGTGTGCTGTTTACTTCTTTGATGATGCTGCCGGTGCCTTTTGCGCCGGTGCACCTCTTGTTTATCAACCTGCTGACCGACAGCCTGCCTGCTGTTGCAATCGGTATGGAATCTGCCCGCCGCGGCCTTTTGGACCAAAAGCCGCGCAACCCGAAAGAGCCCATCTTAACCCGCAGTCTGTTTTTCCAAATTCTCGGGCAGGGCGCGCTGATTGCCGTTTTCGTTATGACTGCCTACTACAGCGGTCTTTCGGCAGGCGGTGCCGCGCTGGCACGCACCATGGCATTCTCAACACTGACCTTCGCGCGTCTGTTCCACGGCTTTAACTGCCGCGGCAGAGAATCTATTTTCCGCCTGGGCCTTACCTCCAATCCCTACTCCTTAATGGCTTTTGGTGCGGGGACCGGGCTTTTGGCACTGGTACTATTTGTGCCGGGCCTTTCCCGCCTGTTTCAGGTGGCGCCGCTTACCGGCGGCTTGGTCCTGCAGATTGCGCTGCTGGCCTTTGCACCAACCGTCATCATTCAAATAATCAAAGTGCTTCTCGACAGTATGAACCGCCGCGCCGGCAAAGACATGTAA
- a CDS encoding GntR family transcriptional regulator: MGSQPIYSQICLQIKKQICTGKLKEGELLPSIRSLAKELRISVITTKRAYEELEREGYLYTVVGKGSFAAKKELPPLQKEKLKKLRGLLQQAGVLAKECGVSDEELLGLYQSLKKE, from the coding sequence ATGGGCAGTCAGCCTATTTACAGCCAAATCTGCCTGCAAATCAAAAAGCAGATCTGTACAGGCAAACTGAAAGAGGGGGAGCTTCTGCCTTCCATTCGTTCCCTTGCAAAAGAGCTGCGCATCAGCGTTATCACCACCAAGCGTGCTTATGAGGAACTGGAGCGTGAGGGTTATCTTTACACAGTGGTGGGTAAAGGCAGCTTTGCTGCCAAAAAAGAACTGCCGCCGCTGCAAAAGGAAAAACTAAAAAAGCTGCGCGGGCTGCTGCAGCAGGCTGGGGTGCTTGCAAAAGAATGCGGAGTCAGCGATGAAGAGCTGTTGGGGCTGTATCAAAGTTTGAAAAAGGAGTAA
- a CDS encoding FtsW/RodA/SpoVE family cell cycle protein, whose translation MSDISALLSVLKPVFFVLRGVAAVLMVFLAIGCYTSLRAGRRREEPVVFLENQKNRKNIPVLYWENSLGRSPSCDIVLPDSAVSRDHAVLMRRESGWLLTDTGSKSGTYLNGQKIKGSTKVIPGDLIGIGRTNLIFRRVTDANVPSPRQRRRRTPHPAGLLALGTVVQLLCFVQAFFADNQFSMLPLLPLVAVLMTEWIYYSISRHVLGRINFELETLAFTLCGISTALLCGTREKLTKTQTAPTAFTLFHRTMDAAYTQVLMMIAGVVLFSFLIWFMKDLDRVNRWRIPIAMVGLLLLAAPLVIGRSVNGSKNWIYLAGFSLQPSEFVKLCFIFSGAATLDRLQTKRNLIGFIGLLVCVMGILILEKDIGGAAVFFATFLIIAFMRSGSIRTVVLSIAAAGVGALTVVGMFSHVKERFAVWHHIWEPAFLYDKGLQQTRVLTYSASGGLFGVGIGNGGLGGGLGPLKGYTTIAANTSDLVFGMLNEELGLLMSVVIVGVIALFILFARSDATRSRSTFYSITACAAAGMMLFQACLNVFGSTDVIPLTGVTLPFVSAGGSSMMAVWGALAFIKSSDERTYAVRRRR comes from the coding sequence GTGTCGGACATTTCGGCGCTGCTTTCCGTACTAAAGCCGGTCTTTTTTGTCCTGCGCGGCGTGGCGGCCGTATTGATGGTTTTTCTGGCCATTGGCTGCTACACGTCCCTGCGGGCCGGCCGCCGGCGTGAAGAACCGGTTGTCTTTCTGGAAAACCAAAAAAATCGAAAGAATATCCCGGTGCTTTATTGGGAAAACAGCCTTGGCCGCAGCCCCAGCTGCGATATTGTGCTGCCCGACAGCGCGGTCAGCCGTGACCACGCGGTGCTTATGCGGCGGGAAAGCGGCTGGCTTTTAACCGACACGGGCTCTAAAAGCGGAACCTACTTAAATGGACAGAAAATCAAGGGAAGCACGAAAGTAATTCCCGGCGACCTAATCGGCATTGGCCGCACAAATCTGATTTTCCGCCGCGTGACAGATGCCAATGTGCCATCGCCGCGTCAGCGCCGCCGCCGTACCCCGCACCCGGCAGGTCTGCTGGCACTGGGGACTGTTGTACAGCTTTTGTGTTTTGTACAGGCCTTTTTTGCGGACAACCAGTTTTCCATGCTGCCGCTTTTGCCTCTGGTTGCGGTGCTGATGACAGAGTGGATTTACTATTCTATATCCCGTCATGTGCTTGGCCGCATTAATTTTGAGTTGGAAACGCTTGCCTTTACGCTGTGCGGTATCAGCACGGCGCTGCTGTGTGGTACCCGCGAAAAATTGACAAAGACCCAGACAGCACCCACTGCCTTTACACTGTTTCACCGCACAATGGATGCCGCCTATACGCAAGTGCTGATGATGATTGCGGGTGTTGTACTGTTTTCATTCTTAATCTGGTTTATGAAAGACTTGGACCGCGTAAACCGCTGGCGTATACCGATTGCAATGGTGGGGCTGCTGCTTTTGGCGGCACCGCTGGTGATTGGCCGCAGCGTAAACGGATCTAAAAACTGGATTTATCTGGCGGGCTTTTCGCTGCAGCCGAGTGAATTTGTAAAGCTCTGCTTCATCTTTTCGGGTGCCGCTACCCTGGACCGTCTGCAGACTAAGAGAAACCTCATTGGCTTTATTGGCCTTTTGGTATGCGTCATGGGTATCTTGATTTTGGAAAAGGACATCGGCGGCGCGGCGGTCTTTTTTGCAACATTTCTGATTATCGCCTTTATGCGCTCCGGGTCCATCCGTACAGTGGTACTCAGCATTGCAGCCGCAGGCGTGGGCGCACTGACGGTGGTGGGCATGTTCAGTCATGTCAAAGAACGCTTTGCCGTGTGGCACCATATCTGGGAGCCGGCCTTTCTGTATGACAAGGGCCTGCAGCAGACCCGTGTGCTTACGTACTCTGCCAGCGGCGGGCTGTTTGGTGTTGGTATCGGCAACGGCGGCCTTGGCGGTGGCCTTGGGCCGCTCAAGGGCTACACAACCATTGCCGCAAACACCAGCGACTTGGTTTTTGGTATGCTGAATGAAGAACTTGGCCTTTTAATGTCGGTTGTCATTGTTGGCGTGATTGCGCTGTTCATCCTCTTTGCCCGTAGCGATGCGACCCGTTCGCGCTCCACCTTCTATTCCATTACAGCTTGTGCTGCCGCGGGCATGATGCTCTTTCAGGCATGCCTCAATGTCTTTGGCAGCACAGATGTTATTCCGCTCACCGGCGTGACACTTCCCTTTGTCAGCGCCGGCGGCAGCAGCATGATGGCCGTGTGGGGTGCCTTGGCATTTATCAAGTCCAGTGACGAGCGCACCTATGCAGTTAGGAGGCGAAGATAA
- a CDS encoding ABC transporter ATP-binding protein, with product METKLTAEGISKSYGDNKILENVSIELRDQEIVSLLGISGAGKTTLFNVISGLMQPDCGHVYLKGKEITGCAGHVSYMLQKDLLLPYRTVVDNTALPLILHGMPKKEARAKAGAHFAEFGLEGTQKKWPSQLSGGMRQRAALLRTYLGSEGVALLDEPFSALDTITKDAMHTWYLNVMQKIELSTLFITHDIDEAILLSDRIYILSGRPGKIIAEFPVTEPRPRTREFLLTDTFLKYKRRIIDCLKI from the coding sequence ATGGAAACAAAATTGACAGCAGAGGGTATCTCTAAAAGTTATGGAGACAACAAAATTTTAGAGAATGTAAGCATTGAGCTACGCGACCAGGAGATTGTCAGCCTTCTGGGAATCAGCGGTGCCGGAAAGACCACTCTTTTCAATGTGATTTCCGGTCTGATGCAGCCGGACTGCGGCCATGTGTACCTGAAAGGCAAAGAGATTACCGGCTGCGCGGGACACGTTTCCTATATGCTGCAAAAAGACCTTTTGCTGCCTTACCGCACGGTGGTGGACAACACCGCTCTGCCGCTCATCCTGCACGGTATGCCCAAAAAAGAGGCACGTGCAAAAGCCGGTGCACACTTTGCGGAGTTCGGGCTGGAGGGAACCCAGAAAAAGTGGCCGTCCCAGCTTTCCGGCGGCATGCGGCAGCGCGCCGCGCTGCTGCGCACCTATCTTGGCAGTGAGGGTGTTGCCCTTTTAGATGAACCTTTTTCCGCACTCGATACGATTACAAAAGATGCAATGCACACATGGTATCTCAATGTAATGCAGAAAATAGAGCTTTCTACACTGTTTATCACGCATGATATTGACGAAGCAATTCTGCTTTCTGACCGCATTTACATTCTTTCGGGGCGGCCAGGCAAAATCATCGCCGAGTTTCCCGTGACAGAGCCGCGCCCGCGCACGCGCGAGTTCCTTTTAACCGATACTTTCTTAAAATACAAGCGCAGGATTATTGATTGCCTGAAGATCTGA
- a CDS encoding ABC transporter permease, which translates to MRRKLQSITDKLSPFFLIVIILLVWQGLVSFSIVPNFMLPSPVQVVQAFIDDFPSLMSNAATSLQETFYGMLIAVVLAFLSAFLMDRFRLVKKSLYPILILTQTIPTVAIAPLLVLWLGYDMTPKIVLVVISCYFPIAVGLLNGFCSADPDVINLMRTMGSTRWQIFCHVKIPSSLNNFFSGLRISVSYSVIGAVVAEWLGGNSGLGVYMTRVRKSYAYDRMFAVILLVSVISLVLMKLVDVVQRLCMPWERSRREAEAA; encoded by the coding sequence TTGCGCAGAAAGTTACAAAGTATCACTGATAAACTTTCGCCGTTTTTCTTAATTGTCATTATCCTTTTGGTTTGGCAGGGCTTGGTTTCCTTCAGCATTGTGCCGAATTTTATGCTGCCCAGCCCGGTACAAGTCGTACAGGCTTTTATCGATGACTTTCCCTCGCTGATGTCAAATGCGGCTACTTCGCTGCAGGAAACCTTTTACGGAATGCTCATTGCAGTCGTTTTGGCGTTTCTTTCCGCGTTTTTAATGGACCGTTTTCGTCTGGTGAAAAAAAGCCTGTACCCGATTTTGATTTTAACCCAGACCATACCGACCGTGGCGATTGCGCCGCTTTTGGTGCTGTGGCTTGGCTATGACATGACACCAAAAATTGTACTGGTGGTTATTTCTTGCTACTTTCCCATTGCGGTCGGGCTGTTGAATGGCTTTTGCAGCGCTGACCCGGATGTGATTAACCTGATGCGCACCATGGGCAGCACCCGCTGGCAGATTTTCTGCCATGTAAAAATTCCGAGTTCGCTCAACAATTTCTTTTCGGGATTGCGCATCAGTGTTTCCTATTCGGTCATTGGGGCAGTTGTAGCTGAGTGGCTGGGCGGCAATTCCGGTTTAGGTGTTTATATGACCCGCGTGCGCAAAAGCTATGCCTATGACCGCATGTTTGCGGTTATTCTGTTGGTATCGGTCATCAGTTTGGTGCTGATGAAGCTGGTCGATGTGGTACAGCGGCTGTGTATGCCGTGGGAGCGCAGCCGCCGAGAAGCGGAGGCTGCTTAG
- a CDS encoding ABC transporter substrate-binding protein — MKKIGQSLTAGLLAAAMAVSMTACAGGASSAASGATGTASGASSQASGKLEKVKFVLDYTPNTDHTGIYVAQALGYFKEQGLEVEIEQPPESGTAALVGSGNAQFGVGFQDTDMASALTSATPLPITAVATIIQHNTSGIASVKSKNITRPKDMTNHSYATWDTPVEKGMVKYVVNKDGGDFSKVKLVPSGDNSIVQIQSNADTAWIYYGWDGIAGEVQGVKLNFLPFKDIDPVFDYYTPVIIANNSFLKKEPETAKKFLAACKKGYEYAVDKPDAAAKLLIQQVPDLKSSEKLVTKSQEWLKDKYKAEVNQWGYINPSRWNAYYKWLYQNKLISKEIPAGTGFSDDYLSK; from the coding sequence ATGAAAAAGATTGGTCAGTCCCTGACAGCAGGCCTTTTGGCGGCCGCGATGGCCGTCTCTATGACCGCCTGCGCCGGTGGAGCTTCGTCTGCGGCAAGTGGTGCTACCGGTACGGCTTCTGGTGCATCGTCACAGGCTTCTGGTAAGCTGGAAAAGGTAAAATTTGTACTGGACTATACCCCGAATACCGACCACACCGGCATTTATGTTGCGCAGGCGCTAGGCTATTTTAAAGAGCAAGGCCTTGAGGTCGAAATTGAGCAGCCGCCGGAGTCCGGTACGGCTGCATTGGTTGGTTCTGGCAATGCACAGTTTGGCGTGGGTTTTCAGGATACAGATATGGCGTCAGCCTTGACCTCTGCAACACCGCTGCCAATCACCGCGGTTGCGACAATCATTCAGCACAATACTTCTGGTATTGCTTCGGTCAAGAGCAAAAACATTACCCGCCCCAAAGACATGACCAACCACTCTTATGCTACATGGGACACCCCTGTGGAAAAAGGCATGGTCAAGTATGTTGTCAACAAAGACGGCGGCGACTTTTCTAAGGTGAAGTTGGTGCCCTCAGGCGACAATTCCATCGTACAGATTCAGTCTAATGCGGATACCGCGTGGATTTATTACGGCTGGGACGGCATTGCCGGTGAAGTGCAGGGTGTAAAACTGAACTTCCTGCCATTTAAAGATATTGACCCTGTATTTGATTACTACACGCCGGTGATTATTGCCAACAACAGTTTCTTGAAAAAAGAGCCAGAAACGGCCAAAAAGTTTTTGGCCGCCTGCAAAAAAGGATATGAGTATGCAGTCGATAAACCAGACGCCGCTGCAAAGCTTTTGATTCAGCAGGTGCCGGATTTGAAGAGCAGCGAAAAGCTGGTCACCAAGAGCCAGGAGTGGCTGAAAGATAAGTACAAAGCCGAAGTAAACCAGTGGGGTTATATCAATCCTTCCCGCTGGAATGCGTACTATAAATGGCTTTACCAAAACAAGCTGATCAGCAAAGAAATTCCTGCAGGCACCGGCTTTTCTGATGATTACCTGAGCAAGTGA
- a CDS encoding thiamine-binding protein, which translates to MEEFPASVAIQVLPHVDTDEEVVRIVDEVIAYIKSTGVNYYVGPFETTLEGDYEELMEIVKQCQYIAIKAGCPQVASYVKISYKPQGGVLTIAQKVTKYH; encoded by the coding sequence ATGGAAGAATTTCCCGCAAGTGTTGCGATTCAGGTTCTGCCGCATGTCGATACAGATGAAGAGGTTGTCCGTATTGTCGATGAAGTGATTGCTTATATCAAAAGCACCGGTGTCAATTATTATGTTGGTCCCTTTGAAACAACTTTGGAGGGTGACTATGAAGAACTGATGGAAATTGTGAAGCAGTGCCAGTATATCGCCATTAAGGCCGGCTGCCCACAAGTCGCTTCCTATGTAAAGATCAGTTACAAACCGCAGGGAGGGGTACTGACCATTGCGCAGAAAGTTACAAAGTATCACTGA
- a CDS encoding ABC transporter ATP-binding protein yields MDAIEMTDLSKHYEDFALQNINLRLPSGCIMGLVGENGAGKSTAIRLLMNAIARDSGEVKVLGVDNTLPQFNAVKQEIGIVLDEAHFPEVLNARQVNNIMRGTYTRWDEKQYYSYLKKFNLPEKKAFKDYSRGMTMKLAIAVALSHHARLLVLDEATGGLDPIARDEILDIFYDFTRESDHSILLSSHIVSDMEKLCDYIAFLHKGKLLFCEEKDRLLEMYGVVHGSREEIEKLPAEARRGSLRRNDFGAEALVLRSKVPAGVPVDRVNIEDIIIFLGREESRI; encoded by the coding sequence ATGGACGCGATTGAAATGACAGATCTTTCCAAGCACTATGAGGATTTTGCGCTGCAAAACATCAATCTGCGCCTGCCGTCAGGCTGTATCATGGGGCTTGTCGGTGAAAATGGAGCAGGAAAAAGCACAGCAATTCGCCTGCTGATGAATGCCATTGCCCGCGACAGCGGCGAAGTAAAGGTCTTAGGGGTAGACAACACCCTGCCGCAGTTTAATGCTGTCAAGCAGGAAATCGGCATTGTGCTGGATGAGGCGCATTTTCCAGAGGTGCTGAATGCCCGGCAGGTAAACAATATTATGCGCGGTACCTATACCCGCTGGGATGAAAAGCAGTATTACAGTTACCTGAAAAAATTCAATCTGCCGGAAAAGAAAGCCTTTAAAGATTACTCCCGCGGCATGACGATGAAGCTTGCCATTGCTGTTGCGCTGTCACACCACGCGCGGCTGTTGGTGCTGGATGAGGCTACCGGCGGACTGGACCCGATTGCCCGCGACGAGATTCTCGATATCTTTTACGATTTTACGCGGGAATCGGATCATTCTATTCTGCTTTCGTCCCATATTGTCAGTGATATGGAAAAGCTGTGCGATTATATTGCTTTCCTGCACAAAGGGAAGCTGCTGTTTTGTGAGGAAAAAGACCGCTTGCTGGAAATGTACGGCGTGGTGCACGGCAGCAGGGAAGAAATCGAAAAACTGCCGGCAGAGGCCCGGCGGGGCAGCTTGCGCCGAAATGACTTTGGCGCAGAAGCGCTGGTGCTGCGCAGCAAGGTGCCTGCGGGAGTTCCGGTTGACCGTGTCAATATCGAAGATATTATTATATTTTTGGGCAGGGAGGAGAGTCGGATATGA
- a CDS encoding penicillin-binding protein — MKTTGKRSLFLFFFLILFISGMCYFLYEYTTQGSKWAMQPYNAHLQGTSSVANGTVSDRNGVSLLTTKNGQRTYADNTTLRKATLHLVGDSAGNISTGVQNAFKTQLTGYNIVTGLADVHPSKTGGTISLTVDSRLNKLAYEELAGRKGAAVLTNWKTGEILCMVSTPTFDPANPPSDLKTNESAYSGVYVNKVLSGQLTPGSIFKIVTAAAAIQNISDLDSRTFTCNGSIKVDGTDITCTNREQHGTQNFQHAFANSCNVTFATLAMEMGKDKMTAAANALGVNSSFTVDTLTAAKGSYDVSKASTNQLGWSGAGQYTDQVSPGYMVRLLGAIANGGSPQELRVIKSVSGDLTNANEFGNVKTGSQLMDSETAGRLKNYMRGNVKISYGDDFFSGISNVCAKTGTAELGSGRGNNGWMVAFSEDESTPYAAAVVVERTDSFGINSAGPILRDLLASAAKYKE; from the coding sequence ATGAAAACAACCGGCAAGCGGTCTTTGTTTCTGTTTTTCTTTTTAATTCTCTTTATATCCGGCATGTGCTATTTTCTGTATGAGTACACGACGCAGGGCAGCAAATGGGCCATGCAGCCGTATAACGCTCATCTGCAGGGAACCTCTTCTGTGGCAAACGGCACGGTCTCTGACCGCAACGGCGTTTCTCTGCTGACAACGAAAAATGGTCAGCGCACCTATGCGGACAACACAACCCTGCGCAAAGCCACACTGCACCTAGTGGGCGATTCTGCCGGCAATATTTCTACTGGCGTGCAGAACGCTTTTAAAACACAGTTGACCGGCTACAATATCGTGACCGGTTTGGCAGACGTGCATCCCTCCAAGACGGGGGGCACCATTTCCCTCACGGTGGACAGCCGCCTGAATAAATTAGCATACGAAGAATTAGCCGGCCGCAAGGGTGCCGCGGTCCTCACCAACTGGAAAACCGGCGAAATCCTCTGTATGGTCAGTACGCCGACTTTTGACCCGGCAAATCCGCCAAGTGACCTCAAAACCAACGAGAGTGCCTACAGTGGCGTGTATGTCAACAAGGTGCTTTCCGGTCAGCTGACCCCCGGCTCGATCTTTAAGATTGTAACAGCCGCCGCGGCCATACAGAATATTTCAGACCTCGACAGTCGTACATTTACTTGTAACGGCTCTATTAAGGTCGATGGGACAGACATTACCTGCACCAACCGCGAGCAGCACGGCACACAGAATTTTCAGCACGCATTTGCCAATTCCTGTAATGTCACGTTTGCAACCCTTGCTATGGAAATGGGCAAAGACAAAATGACAGCCGCCGCCAATGCGCTGGGGGTCAACTCCAGTTTTACGGTAGATACGCTGACTGCTGCAAAGGGCAGCTATGATGTTAGCAAGGCCAGTACCAATCAGCTGGGCTGGTCCGGCGCGGGGCAGTATACCGATCAGGTAAGCCCCGGCTATATGGTGCGGCTTTTGGGCGCGATTGCCAACGGCGGCTCGCCGCAGGAGCTTCGCGTTATCAAGAGCGTGAGCGGTGACCTGACCAATGCCAATGAGTTTGGCAATGTGAAAACAGGGAGCCAGCTGATGGACTCGGAAACAGCCGGCAGACTGAAAAACTATATGCGCGGCAATGTTAAAATTTCTTACGGCGATGATTTCTTCAGCGGAATCAGCAATGTCTGCGCAAAGACCGGCACCGCCGAACTCGGCAGCGGCCGCGGAAACAACGGCTGGATGGTTGCTTTTTCGGAAGATGAAAGCACACCGTATGCTGCTGCAGTCGTGGTAGAGCGCACGGATTCTTTCGGCATCAATTCTGCCGGCCCGATTCTGCGGGACCTGCTGGCCTCTGCCGCAAAGTATAAAGAGTGA
- a CDS encoding HIRAN domain-containing protein, translating to MTYHCKLHPKHPSTQTTVPADIYLTITGFKHYYGLQPFRIGQLIRCRKEPENVYDDEAICCSLPMLGTVGYVANSPSTTAGGTMSAGRLYDRVPKRFYVRVCFTSFTKIICKLEFGTLAELDRRMKEQIERADN from the coding sequence ATGACTTATCACTGCAAGCTGCATCCAAAGCATCCCAGCACACAGACAACCGTGCCAGCCGATATCTACCTGACGATTACAGGTTTTAAGCATTATTATGGGCTGCAGCCTTTCCGCATCGGTCAGCTGATTCGCTGTCGCAAAGAGCCGGAAAATGTCTATGATGACGAGGCAATCTGCTGTTCGCTGCCAATGCTCGGCACCGTCGGTTATGTAGCAAATTCCCCCAGCACTACTGCCGGCGGCACCATGAGCGCCGGACGCCTGTACGACCGTGTACCAAAGCGCTTTTACGTGCGGGTATGTTTCACAAGCTTTACTAAAATCATCTGTAAGCTGGAATTCGGCACTTTGGCGGAACTTGACCGCCGCATGAAAGAACAGATAGAAAGAGCAGACAACTGA